Proteins encoded in a region of the Watersipora subatra chromosome 5, tzWatSuba1.1, whole genome shotgun sequence genome:
- the LOC137396659 gene encoding neuropilin-1-like, giving the protein MDFQTKLVLFAVLGGCLLAFGQAFEKASSRLVEVSRNKRQTSGPLDCGGTYTAPTGFFHTPGFPVYHLDNTTCRWHIQVSAPYERIKLEFVPMLSLHSFVGVSGIRYCYDYVKVHDGNSAAAPYELWCGHGIAPPLYSTGKSMYLEFVSDSYTTDYRGFMAIYAGIKADGTTECVDLEKM; this is encoded by the exons ATGGATTTTCAGACAAAACTTGTTCTATTTGCTGTTTTAGGAGGGTGCTTGCTAGCTTTTGGGCAAGCATTTGAAAAAGCGTCATCTCGATTA GTAGAAGTTAGCagaaacaaaagacaaacttcGGGGCCACTAGACTGCGGGGGTACCTACACCGCTCCTACCGGATTCTTCCATACTCCAGGTTTCCCAGTGTATCATCtagacaacacaacatgcaGGTGGCACATCCAGGTTTCTGCTCCCTATGAGCGAATCAAGCTTGAGTTCGTTCCAATGCTAAGCTTGCACAGCTTCGTGGGTGTGAGTGGCATCAGATACTGCTACGACTATGTCAAG GTTCATGATGGAAACTCAGCTGCGGCTCCATATGAATTATGGTGTGGACACGGTATTGCCCCTCCCCTCTACTCCACTGGAAAAAGCATGTACTTGGAATTTGTCAGCGATTCATACACAACGGATTATAGAGGTTTCATGGCAATATATGCAG GAATAAAAGCGGACGGCACTACTGAATgcgttgacctagaaaagatgtAG